One genomic window of Gracilinema caldarium DSM 7334 includes the following:
- a CDS encoding ABC transporter ATP-binding protein, which yields MILKIENLYKTFGEKKVLSGVDLEIPEKSICSVVGQSGTGKSVLLKCILGMITPDSGKVWYRDAELTSLSHDALINIRKHFGYAFQNAALFDSMTVGENLEFPLREVLQLKNKVKIKKRVAEILEWIELPGIEHMHPSDLSGGMRKRVGVARALMLQPEVLFFDEPTTGLDPVLSETIMNLVIRVNKELGVTCLLITHDIPAAFRISDRIAFLHKGHIVADGTPKEVSLSEKDIVKEFLRISFNELKV from the coding sequence ATGATACTTAAAATAGAGAACCTATATAAGACCTTTGGAGAAAAGAAGGTCCTTTCTGGAGTGGATTTGGAGATTCCAGAAAAGAGTATTTGCTCTGTTGTTGGACAAAGTGGGACGGGAAAAAGTGTACTGTTAAAATGTATTCTTGGGATGATTACACCTGATTCTGGTAAGGTTTGGTATAGAGATGCAGAATTAACTTCTCTTTCTCATGATGCTTTAATTAATATTCGAAAACATTTTGGTTACGCTTTTCAAAATGCGGCTCTTTTCGATTCAATGACGGTTGGTGAAAATTTAGAATTCCCTTTGCGAGAGGTATTGCAGCTAAAAAATAAAGTTAAAATTAAAAAAAGAGTAGCAGAAATATTAGAATGGATCGAACTACCTGGGATTGAGCATATGCATCCATCAGATCTTTCTGGTGGTATGAGAAAAAGAGTTGGTGTTGCTCGGGCTTTAATGTTACAACCTGAAGTGCTCTTTTTTGATGAACCAACAACTGGACTTGATCCCGTTTTATCAGAAACCATTATGAACTTGGTAATACGGGTTAATAAAGAATTAGGAGTAACTTGTTTGTTAATAACCCATGATATTCCTGCGGCTTTTCGTATTTCAGACAGAATTGCGTTTTTACATAAAGGCCATATTGTTGCAGATGGTACTCCAAAAGAAGTTTCTCTGTCAGAGAAAGATATTGTTAAGGAGTTTTTAAGAATTTCATTTAATGAGCTAAAAGTATGA